The genomic segment ATCCAGGCGAAATATAAAGCGTAACGTTTCAACCACGATTCATAGGGTGGCGTTGTCATTTTTGACCGGGCTCCTTTTTAATCAAGGCCCCTTATTTTAGAGCTGCCTCGATAGTTGATTTGAGGGTTGCGTAATCGAGACTTGAAACCGCCTTGCCGTTAATAAAGACGGTAGGCGTTCCTCCGATATTCAGCGGACGAACGAGCGAATTATCGCGGTCTACCTGCTTTTGATAGGTTTTGTTCTCGATGTCGCTCTTCAGCAAATCAAAATCGATAGGAAGCTTGGCATCCTTTGCAAGCTGCACCAAATGTTCCGGCGTTGCCCATTCGATAGTTTCATTCTGTTGATTATCATAAATCGCTTGGTTATAAGTCCAGAAGGCGTCATTATTTTGCTGATAGACCGCTTCCGCCGCGAGTGCAGCTGTCACGGAATCTTTGCCGATGAACGAATAGTTTGCAAAATAGAAGGAGGCTTTGCCTGTTTCAATGTAATCCTTCTCCAGCTGAGGTTTGATTTGTTGCGAAAAATCAC from the Paenibacillus sp. BIHB 4019 genome contains:
- a CDS encoding thioredoxin domain-containing protein, with the protein product MTKTKKKGSSSNQQQRQQPKKNSSSSLIFLTIGILAVIVVIVLGINNQNKPFEFDYAAMPVQGSVDAPVKIVEFGDYKCPVCRDFSQQIKPQLEKDYIETGKASFYFANYSFIGKDSVTAALAAEAVYQQNNDAFWTYNQAIYDNQQNETIEWATPEHLVQLAKDAKLPIDFDLLKSDIENKTYQKQVDRDNSLVRPLNIGGTPTVFINGKAVSSLDYATLKSTIEAALK